Genomic DNA from Spirochaeta cellobiosiphila DSM 17781:
GGTAAACCTTTCAAATCTAAGACAATATGAAAGCCACCTTTATATGGAACTTCAAACTCAACAATTTTTTTATTTGAAAATCCCCCTTGTCCTTTATAGGCACGACCAACTTTATACTTGCTAAAATTCATGGGATCCAATAAATGAACATTACAGTCTGCGTTCTTTTCTACAACTACAATATCTCCAGGAACAACATTGACTTTATAATTCAAGAAATCCATATTCATCCTCCACCAAATATTATACCTAGTCCGTTATGTCTTTTAAAACAAACTTGGTTCATAGTATTCTAACCTATAATATTGAACATTAGGTGCTTTCATGCTTAGAGATTTACGAAACATAGTCGGTGGCTGGATATTATGAGGCATCATATCAAAATGCGCAGGAATAGCAATCTTTGGATTAATGAGAGCAGTAATCTCTGCGGCCTCCCAGTGGGTTAAATTGTGATATCCCCCATTAATACAGATACTCATCCAATCAATATCAAAACTATTTACATGCTCCAATAGTTCTGTTTTTGCAGTATCACCTGAATTGTAGTACTTCTTACCGCAAGCAAAATGAAGAACAAATCCCATGTGATTTAAATCGGTGAAATCTGTAGGTTCTGCAAATGTTCCAGTTATCTTTATTCCTTTCCATTCCCATTGCTCTAAAGGATGAACAAGTTTAACATCCTTTATTCCTGCTTTTTTCAAGATAGGGACTGCTTGAAAAGGTGCTGCAAAATAAGCACTATCCTTTATGGTCAATCTTTCAAGAGTGTAAGGATCGGCATGATCTGGGTGACTATGAGTTATAAGGACGATATCAACTTTCAAGTCTTCTGGTTCGATGAAAATGGGCAGGATACGACTTTTTACAGTTGGAACTCCAGTTCTCTTGCTACCACAATAGTCAGTAAGATAAGGGTCTATTGCAATAATAGTGCCCTCTTCATTCTTGAGTATCCAAGAATTTTGACCAAGGGTCCACATGGCTACTTTATTTATAGGAACAGAAAAACGTTCAATGTGTTCCATAAATTCTTTACTTGTATACTTTATATTAACTTCTTTTGGAAAAATGACTTCCTCTGGGATCATAAATACTCCTTTTCTATCCTTAACGGATCTATTACTATTCTGATCATGTCAGAGTCTAAAAAGCAAGAACAAAAGCTGGATAAGAAGATCAGTAAGGCTATCTTCAAATATAATATGATTGAAGATGGTGATAAAATACTATTAGCCTTGTCTGGAGGAAAGGATTCCTTAACCCTTCTTCATTTTCTCTATAAAAAACAAAAGAACTTTAAATTTCCATTTACAGTAGAAGCACTTCATGTTCGATCAGAATTTATCAATCAATCAAAATTAAATATGATGTTAGATTTACTTGCTGACTGGGACATTCCTGTCAAGATTCTAGATATAAACGTTAAAAACAGATTGAAAAAAAATCAAAAAATGAATTGTTACTGGTGCTCCCTTCAAAGACGGACAGAGTTACTTAATTACGCTCAAAAAAATGGCTTTACAAAGATAGCCCTTGGACATCATATGGATGACATCGTAGAAACTTTTTTTATGAATATGATTCAAAAAGGACAACTATCAACAATGCTACCTCTATTAAAACTGGACGATTATAAACTAAGTTTTATTCGCCCTCTCTGCTTAATAAAAGAACAGGAAATAATAGATTATGTGGAATCACAAAACATTCAAAAAGTAACATGTACCTGTCAAATGGATACAACATCAAAAAGGCATGAAGCCTCAGAGTTAATCAAATCCCTAAAAAACATCTATGGTACAAAAGCTCTAGACCAAGTCTATAAGTCCCTTCATAATCCACAAGTCAATTATCTAATCAAAGAGAGTCATCATGAATGAACTATCAGCTAATGATTTACAATATATCTTATCATGGAGAAAAAGACCTTTTGAGGAAGATCCAATAGAGCCCATTGTACTAAGTGGACCGATACAAACTTATTGGGGCTTATACGGTTCGCCTTTATCAAAATACAGGAAAATCAGGATTGGAAAAACAAATGTAACAATTGAAAAAGAATGGTTAAGTCATATTAAAAATGGCTCGGTGCATACCTTAAAAATATATACAGATGTAAGAGGTGGAGGAGAATCAAGAAAGCCCTCCAAAACTCATCTATTGGTTTTGGAGGTTATTTGTTAGAAAGTCTACAGAATGTGCTTCAGAAATTTTCTCGTCCGTTCTTCTTTAGGATTATCAAATAATTCATTTGGACTAGCAACCTCTATCACTTCACCATTATCCATAAAAACGACCCTATCTGCAGCGGCTCTGGCAAAACCCATTTCATGGGAAACGACCATCATGGTCATCCCTTCTTTGGCTAAAGCAAGCATAACATCCAAAACTTCTTTTACCATCTCTGGATCAAGAGCACTGGTAGGTTCATCAAATAACATAACTTTAGGTTCCATAGCCAAAGCTCTTGCAATAGCGACACGTTGTTTTTGCCCTCCAGATAATTGCTCTGGCCAGGCGTTAGCTTTATCTGCTAATCCAACACGTGTTAACAATTCCATCGATTTTTGAAAGGCAGTCTTCTTATTCAAACCTTTTACCTCTATAGGCCCTATACTTACATTATCTACTACTTTCAAATGGGGAAAGAGATTGAAGTTTTGAAAAACCATTCCCACTTCTTCCCGTATCTTACGAATATCGGCTTTCGGTTTACTAATTTCTTCACCATCGATCCAAATTTTACCAGAATCAATTATTTCAAGTTGATTAACACTTCTTAGGAGAGTACTTTTACCCGAACCAGAAGGTCCGATAACAAGAACAACTTCTCCTTTTGCTATATCTAAGGAAGCTTGGCGTAAAGCCTGAACCATTCCAAAGGTTTTAGTGGCCTCTAAAATCTTAATCATTTCACCCATTTGTTTTCATCCTTTCCTCAATTATAGCAACTAGTCTTGATAATATGAGGGTGATAATTAAGTATATCAAAGCAACCACTGCCATAGTTTCCAAGGAAAGAAATGTTCTGGCAATATACTCCCGGCCTCGTCTTAAAACGTCTCGTAAAGCAATGACAGAAACTAATGAGGAGTCTTTCAACATTGCAATGAACTCGTTGCCAATCGCCGGAAGAACAATTTTAATGGTTTGGGGGAAAATGATTTTCCTCATCGCTTTTGAATGACTCATACCCAGAGCTAAAGCAGCTTCCATCTGTCCCGTATCAACAGCTTGAATACCAGCACGGAAGATTTCCCCCATATAAGCACCATAACAGATAGATAGAGCAATAATAGCAGCTAAGACCCCTTCAATGCGAAGGAATCTTCCCAAAGCAAAATAAATAAATATTAATTGTACTAAGAGAGGAATTCCTCGAATCAATTCTACATAAACACCTGCTATTAAATTAAAGATCTTTATTCTCGTAACTTGTCCTAAGCCAGCGAAAACACCAATAAAAACAGATCCTATGATAGCAAAAATAGTAACTTCGAAAGTAACAGGTAATCCTTTAATCACAACCTGTATTATCTCCAAGTATAGATGCCCTACCTCACCATTAGGCTTTTTTACTTGAGCTATAAGTGCTATTGCCAACAAAAGAAGGGCCAACCCAAAGGT
This window encodes:
- a CDS encoding amino acid ABC transporter ATP-binding protein, with the protein product MGEMIKILEATKTFGMVQALRQASLDIAKGEVVLVIGPSGSGKSTLLRSVNQLEIIDSGKIWIDGEEISKPKADIRKIREEVGMVFQNFNLFPHLKVVDNVSIGPIEVKGLNKKTAFQKSMELLTRVGLADKANAWPEQLSGGQKQRVAIARALAMEPKVMLFDEPTSALDPEMVKEVLDVMLALAKEGMTMMVVSHEMGFARAAADRVVFMDNGEVIEVASPNELFDNPKEERTRKFLKHIL
- a CDS encoding DUF1883 domain-containing protein, encoding MDFLNYKVNVVPGDIVVVEKNADCNVHLLDPMNFSKYKVGRAYKGQGGFSNKKIVEFEVPYKGGFHIVLDLKGLPFSQVKASVKVRKK
- a CDS encoding amino acid ABC transporter permease, whose translation is MAEIDPQKTDVKTVIEVHDGALIPNKSNRRILDSWRVTFGLALLLLAIALIAQVKKPNGEVGHLYLEIIQVVIKGLPVTFEVTIFAIIGSVFIGVFAGLGQVTRIKIFNLIAGVYVELIRGIPLLVQLIFIYFALGRFLRIEGVLAAIIALSICYGAYMGEIFRAGIQAVDTGQMEAALALGMSHSKAMRKIIFPQTIKIVLPAIGNEFIAMLKDSSLVSVIALRDVLRRGREYIARTFLSLETMAVVALIYLIITLILSRLVAIIEERMKTNG
- a CDS encoding MBL fold metallo-hydrolase, whose amino-acid sequence is MIPEEVIFPKEVNIKYTSKEFMEHIERFSVPINKVAMWTLGQNSWILKNEEGTIIAIDPYLTDYCGSKRTGVPTVKSRILPIFIEPEDLKVDIVLITHSHPDHADPYTLERLTIKDSAYFAAPFQAVPILKKAGIKDVKLVHPLEQWEWKGIKITGTFAEPTDFTDLNHMGFVLHFACGKKYYNSGDTAKTELLEHVNSFDIDWMSICINGGYHNLTHWEAAEITALINPKIAIPAHFDMMPHNIQPPTMFRKSLSMKAPNVQYYRLEYYEPSLF
- a CDS encoding tRNA 2-thiocytidine biosynthesis TtcA family protein is translated as MSESKKQEQKLDKKISKAIFKYNMIEDGDKILLALSGGKDSLTLLHFLYKKQKNFKFPFTVEALHVRSEFINQSKLNMMLDLLADWDIPVKILDINVKNRLKKNQKMNCYWCSLQRRTELLNYAQKNGFTKIALGHHMDDIVETFFMNMIQKGQLSTMLPLLKLDDYKLSFIRPLCLIKEQEIIDYVESQNIQKVTCTCQMDTTSKRHEASELIKSLKNIYGTKALDQVYKSLHNPQVNYLIKESHHE